In the Micromonospora narathiwatensis genome, one interval contains:
- a CDS encoding MMPL family transporter produces MMTETLRRTRRGGGGRRPLEEGRLYRWAVWAALNPVKVMLVWLLLLAAAVVSAGYFTSHLTGNTNSVIGSDSEKANQLIADEFPDTPSETDFVVLHSATLTAQDPAFRAVVGAAVDRYRQDPDVLGATSPYDAPDRLIAPAGRTALIPITLDGDDKQLQEQAGPLGASAEKLGTDQIEVYFTGASPLAAAAVEQGNEDLSMAETIGFPAAAIVLLLAFGSLVAAAIPLLLGIVAVLAAFGALGIAAHFTSFDVFVQTAVSMVGIALGIDYTLFIVTRFREELAKAADDSRQERARAVGRTVATAGQAVLFSGVTVVVSLAGLWLVRSAKVYSMAVGMSTAVLVMMLIAVTLLPALLGLLGGRINRLALPWARRSLAHPDPEHSVWAKAIAVVMRRPVLIAALGTVLLGGLSIPVFHLRYGVDLGAGAVAESPAGKGYTVVSEAFAPGVLTPITVVVSAGGTKLNDPQLDAVARFSDQAAGNREVADVVSITRVLDAQAQGHTTAHLDAAVQTAGAALAGVVSRDADTTVITIRPRHGADTDETADLVRELRTEATGAFAGTGLTAHVGGGPAEIVDITDESSRAMPLVIGAVLAASWVLLLIAFRSLVLPFEAIFMNLLTSGAAFGMAVLVFQEGHAAGLLGVERTGFIQVILPLFAFALVFGLSMDYQVFMLSRMREEWDRTGDNRAAVRLGLTRTAKVISAAAAIMVVVFASFMFTRILEIKQMGFMLALAVLIDATIVRLLLVPSLMQLLGRGNWWLPGWLDRVLPRAGQH; encoded by the coding sequence ATGATGACCGAGACCCTGAGGCGCACCCGGAGAGGCGGCGGCGGCCGCCGTCCGTTGGAAGAGGGCCGCCTCTACCGGTGGGCCGTCTGGGCCGCGCTCAACCCAGTCAAGGTCATGCTGGTCTGGCTGCTGCTGCTCGCCGCGGCCGTCGTCTCGGCCGGCTACTTCACCTCTCACCTCACCGGCAACACCAACTCCGTGATCGGCTCCGATTCGGAGAAGGCCAACCAGCTCATCGCCGACGAGTTCCCGGACACGCCGAGCGAGACCGACTTCGTCGTCCTGCACTCGGCCACGCTGACCGCCCAGGACCCGGCGTTCCGCGCGGTGGTCGGCGCCGCCGTCGACCGCTACCGTCAGGACCCCGACGTCCTCGGGGCGACCAGCCCGTACGACGCCCCGGACCGGCTCATCGCCCCGGCGGGCCGTACCGCGCTCATCCCGATCACGCTCGACGGCGACGACAAGCAGCTCCAGGAACAGGCCGGGCCGCTGGGCGCGAGCGCCGAGAAACTCGGCACCGACCAGATCGAGGTCTACTTCACCGGCGCCTCCCCGCTCGCCGCCGCCGCCGTCGAGCAGGGTAACGAGGACCTCTCCATGGCCGAGACCATCGGCTTCCCGGCCGCCGCCATCGTCCTGCTGCTCGCCTTCGGCTCGCTGGTCGCCGCCGCCATTCCGCTGCTCCTCGGCATCGTCGCCGTGCTGGCCGCCTTCGGCGCCCTCGGCATCGCCGCCCACTTCACCAGCTTCGACGTCTTCGTGCAGACCGCGGTCAGCATGGTCGGCATCGCGCTGGGCATCGACTACACGCTCTTCATCGTCACCCGGTTCCGCGAGGAACTGGCCAAGGCCGCCGACGACAGCCGGCAGGAACGGGCCAGGGCCGTCGGCCGGACCGTGGCCACCGCCGGGCAGGCCGTTCTCTTCTCCGGCGTCACCGTGGTCGTCTCGCTCGCCGGGCTCTGGCTGGTCCGGTCGGCCAAGGTCTACTCGATGGCCGTCGGCATGAGCACGGCGGTGCTGGTCATGATGCTCATCGCGGTCACCCTGCTGCCCGCGCTGCTCGGCCTCCTCGGCGGCCGGATCAACCGGCTCGCCCTGCCCTGGGCCCGCCGCTCCCTGGCGCACCCCGACCCGGAGCACTCCGTCTGGGCCAAGGCCATCGCCGTGGTCATGCGTCGCCCGGTGCTCATCGCCGCGCTCGGCACCGTCCTGCTGGGCGGCCTGTCGATCCCGGTCTTCCACCTCCGGTACGGCGTCGACCTCGGCGCCGGCGCGGTCGCCGAATCCCCGGCCGGCAAGGGGTACACCGTCGTCTCCGAGGCGTTCGCGCCCGGCGTGCTCACCCCGATCACGGTGGTCGTCTCCGCCGGGGGCACGAAGCTCAACGACCCGCAGCTCGACGCCGTCGCCCGGTTCAGCGACCAGGCCGCCGGCAACCGCGAGGTCGCCGACGTCGTCAGCATCACCAGGGTGCTCGACGCCCAGGCCCAGGGGCACACCACCGCCCACCTCGACGCCGCGGTGCAAACCGCCGGCGCCGCGTTGGCCGGGGTGGTGAGCAGGGACGCCGACACCACGGTCATCACCATCCGTCCGCGGCACGGCGCCGACACCGACGAGACCGCCGACCTGGTACGCGAACTGCGTACCGAGGCCACGGGCGCGTTCGCCGGCACCGGGCTGACCGCCCACGTCGGTGGTGGCCCGGCCGAGATCGTCGACATCACCGACGAGAGTTCCCGGGCCATGCCGCTGGTCATCGGCGCGGTGCTGGCCGCGAGCTGGGTCCTCCTGCTGATCGCCTTCCGGTCGCTGGTGCTGCCGTTCGAGGCGATCTTCATGAACCTGCTCACCTCGGGGGCCGCCTTCGGCATGGCGGTGCTCGTCTTCCAGGAAGGACACGCCGCCGGCCTGCTCGGCGTCGAGCGGACCGGCTTCATCCAGGTGATCCTGCCGCTGTTCGCGTTCGCCCTGGTCTTCGGCCTCTCCATGGACTACCAGGTGTTCATGCTCTCCCGGATGCGCGAGGAGTGGGACCGGACCGGTGACAACCGGGCGGCCGTCCGACTCGGCCTGACCCGAACCGCCAAGGTGATCAGCGCCGCGGCGGCCATCATGGTGGTCGTCTTCGCGTCCTTCATGTTCACCCGGATCCTTGAGATCAAGCAGATGGGCTTCATGCTCGCCCTGGCCGTGCTGATCGACGCGACGATCGTCCGGCTGTTGCTGGTCCCGTCGCTGATGCAGTTGCTCGGCCGGGGGAACTGGTGGCTGCCCGGCTGGCTGGACCGCGTGCTGCCCCGCGCCGGTCAGCACTGA